Part of the Gemmatimonadota bacterium genome is shown below.
CCTACTCCATGATCCCGCCCGAGTTCGCGGAGTACAACGGGCCGGCCATGAAACCCTACCAGACCTACGATCCGGCAAGGGCCCGGGAACTCATAGCCGAGGCCGGTTATCCCCGCGGCAGAGGGTTCCCCCGCCAGGAGATGTGGCTGCGTGCGCCGAACCCCACCATCAAGCGGATAAGCGAGGCCATCATGGCCATGCTGAAGGAGAACATCGGGGTCGACGTGACGATCCGGAGCGCCGACCGGACCATGTACATGAACAACATGTATAACTGGCGCATGAACCTGGGGCTGATCGTGTTCTACGCGGATTACCTGGATCCCCGCAACATGCTCGACATGATCTGGCATTCGCAGCCTCAGGGGTATGGCCGTTCGGACTGGACGAACGTCGAGTTCGACCGCCTGGTGGAGGAGGCAGCCGCGGAACTGGACAGGGACAGGCGGCGGGCGCTTTACGCGGAGGCGGAGGAGATCATGGTGTCGGACTACGCCGGGTCCTTTCTCTTCCATCCGGTGTACCTGGAACTCAGGAAGCCCTGGGTCAAGGGGATCGCGGAAAACCCCGACGGTACGGTCGGCGCCATGGACTATACGCGGGTCTACATCTCCCGTTGAAAACCGTCCGTTGTAAACCGCCCGTGGGAACGCCCAGGTGCGATAGGGCGGTGGTACAGATCCGTACGGTACGGTGCGGTGCAGATCCGTACAAACAAACTCAAACAAAAGGCCTCCGCGCGAATCCCTTTCACGCGGAGGCCTTTCGATTTTCGGTCCGTTTCTGATTGTTTCTTCGGCTTGATCGGCCGGATCAATCCGGATGTCGCTTAACGGATCGCGTCCTTCATCTGGGCGACGATGTTCCGGAGTGACGCGGCGTTCCTGGCCCGGGGCGCCAGTCTCAGATAGTTCTCGTAGGACCTGATCGCGTTCGGATAGTCCTCGCGGGTCTGGTACAGGATGCCCAGGTTGTAGTGCCAGTTCGCCTTCTTGTCGTTGATGCCGATCGCGGCCCGGTAGGATCTGATCGCGTTGCTGCTGTTCTTGAGCTTCTGGTATGCGCTGCCCAACGCGCCGTGGGCGTCTGCGTATTTGGCATCGATCTCCGTCGCCTTCCGGAACGACCTGATCGCGTTGGAGGTCTGGCCCGCCTTCTGCTGGGAAAGGCCGAGGTTGTAGTACGCTTCCTTGTAGTCCGCCTTCAACTCGACGGCTTTCTGGAACGCACCGATGGCGTTCGTAAACTGTCCTGCCTTGAAGTAGGCGATGCCGAGATTGTAGTGACGGGGAGGATCGTCCGGCATGGCGTCCACTTTCGTCTTCGCGTCATCTATCGTCTGGGCCTGAATGGCAGGCGCCGCGACCAACGCGACCAGGACCGTGAATACGGCAAGACTTTTCAACTTCATGATGCGTGTCATCCTCATTCCTCCGTTGGATAACTGAGCGTTACAGGACACTGAGTATTTATGGACAAAGCGAGGTTTTCGGCGTATATTGTATCCAAGTAAGATAAGATATGCCATTTGGCCTGAATAAGCAAGTTATATTCTCGACTTTCAAGCATACTCAACGGAATCGAAGCATCAAGGAGGCCATCGATGACCAGGTACACCGTCGATGATTTTCTGGGAGACGCCCGGCGGATCGTGCGGGAAAACGGGATCAGGCACGGACTGGAATCGATCAGGAAGAACACCGAAAGGCTGCTGGGCCAGTCCGACCTGCTGGAAACCTATGTGAACATGGACGAATACGAAGGCCACACGGTAATCGGCCATGATCCCGAGACGGATATACACGTCATCGTCCATGGAGGTCAAAAGGGCGGCACTTCCCCGCCCCACGATCACGGTCCCTGCAGCGTGATCTACGGCAACTACACCGGGCATACCCTGATGCGGCGATGGAATCGGCTGGACGATGGAGGATCGGAAGGACCGGCCCGCCTCGAGGTGGCCCGGGAGTATACCGTGGGCGCCGGGCAGGCGACCGCCTTCGCCGAGGGGGATATCCACTCCATCGACTATCCCGACGGCGCCTTCTTCGTCCGCGTTACCGTGGGGGACGTGGAAAGGCAGAAGACGCGCCGCTTCGATCTCGAGCGGGGTATCGTGGAGATCGACGACCGCGCGGCACGCACCGGATAGCCGCCGCAACCCACGGTCCGTGCCCGTACCATGTCGCTAGCCAGATCCCGTCCACCCGATCAGGCGCCTGTCGACCCATGTCCACCCTCGAACAAAAAACCGGACAAGTTCCGGTAAAACCCACCGATATCGTTCCGCCCGACCGGCTGAGCGAACTGTTGCGTCGACGCAACCTGCCGGGTTTCGTATTCCTGGCCGGGCATCTGGCGGCCACCTTGCTCACCGGATACCTGGTGTCGCTTACCCTGGGCACCTGGTGGCTGGCGCCGGCCCTGCTGGCCCATGGCGCCGTCGTGGTGCACTGGTTCGCGCCCTTCCATGAATGCTCTCACGGCACGGCCTTCAGAAGCACGGCGATGAACCGGATCGTGGGGTGGGTCACCGGCACCGGGCTGTTTCTCATCCCCGCGTACTTTCGCTACGAGCACCTGGCCCATCATTCCCACACGCAGATCACCGGGGACGATCCCGAGATGATCCCCATGGCGGAAAGCCTGGGCGGCTATCTCTGGTACGCGACGGGCATTCCCTATTTCTACAGCAACCTGACCGCCCTGGCGCGGATGCTCTTCGGGCGGTTCAACGCGGTCGAACGCAAGTTTCTGCCGGGACGAGCACGTGGAATCGTGGTGATGGAGGCCTGGAGCATGGTCCTGGCCTACGGCGCGCTGGCGGCCGTATCGGTCTGGTTCGACACGCTGGCCGTGGTCCTGTTCTGGCTGGCGCCCCGTTTCCTGGGCGAGCCCGTCATGCGTCTCATCCGCATGTCCGAGCACACGGGCTGTCCCCGCGTCCGCCACATCCTGCTCAACACCCGGACCGTGCTGACCATCCCCCTGGTCCGGTGGCTGAACTGGAACAACGCGTACCACGCCGAACACCACGCCATTCCCACCGTGCCCTTCCACGCCCTCGGCGACCTGCACCGGATCATGGGCCCCCACTTCGAGGAAGTACGGCCGGGATACGTGAATACGCAACTGCACCTGATGGCAAACGGAATGAAAAACAGCGGCGCGAAGGGCGGCTGACCGAAGGCTAGCCGTCGGCCGGTTCCGGGGCACCCTTTGGCGGCACGACGCACAGGAACCCGAGCGGTTCCTCGCCGACGCTCTCGAACTGGTGCTGTTCGTTAGGGGCGATGTACACCACGTCGCCCGGTCCCACGTCGTGGACGTCCCACCCGATAAGTACTTTCGCCCGTCCCCGTAGGATGTAGATGCCGTGGTCGTGGGGATGGCGGTCGAAGGAAGATTGCCCGCCCGGTTCGATTTCGAAGTAGCGGACGGAAAAATTGTTCGCCCCGTCGTCGGGACCGATGACTACACGCACCGATCCGCCCACTGCCCCGCCTTTGCTGTAGGGCTGCTTCTCCACGCCGGACCAGTCGTTCGCTCCTTGCTGTCCCTGGTGCTTATGGACGACACCCATTTCAAGCCTCTTAGCAAAACGGC
Proteins encoded:
- a CDS encoding tetratricopeptide repeat protein, with the translated sequence MAYLILLGYNIRRKPRFVHKYSVSCNAQLSNGGMRMTRIMKLKSLAVFTVLVALVAAPAIQAQTIDDAKTKVDAMPDDPPRHYNLGIAYFKAGQFTNAIGAFQKAVELKADYKEAYYNLGLSQQKAGQTSNAIRSFRKATEIDAKYADAHGALGSAYQKLKNSSNAIRSYRAAIGINDKKANWHYNLGILYQTREDYPNAIRSYENYLRLAPRARNAASLRNIVAQMKDAIR
- a CDS encoding cupin domain-containing protein → MGVVHKHQGQQGANDWSGVEKQPYSKGGAVGGSVRVVIGPDDGANNFSVRYFEIEPGGQSSFDRHPHDHGIYILRGRAKVLIGWDVHDVGPGDVVYIAPNEQHQFESVGEEPLGFLCVVPPKGAPEPADG